In Centroberyx gerrardi isolate f3 chromosome 11, fCenGer3.hap1.cur.20231027, whole genome shotgun sequence, the following are encoded in one genomic region:
- the LOC139917561 gene encoding odorant receptor 131-2-like, giving the protein MSIQSWKNSSTSEQYEVKLVKGLYGFLSVSPCLIFLYINAVMLFTLRSKPVFTETPRYILLYNLLFADTVQLALGQLLYILATARVYLVRYVCLIITLVAILTTDMSFFNLAIMSLERYVAVCFPLRHASIVTIRSTIAAVAAAWAICSANMLLRLLMLVFLDSMPFHHFMQGFCSKEAVFRLKIFRDFDKGFMCVVFVSMGTVIVCSYIGVIVTARSASSDKASASKAHKTILLHLIQLGLTLASTLVSTILTALHGSVDRVIIVRIHYVLFLCLFCSPRCLSCLIYGLRDQAIRPVLMYHLSFCLRRPMMPAGSLAKH; this is encoded by the coding sequence ATGTCCATCCAGTCATGGAAAAACTCTTCAACCAGTGAGCAGTATGAGGTGAAGCTGGTGAAGGGGCTCTACGGCTTTCTGTCGGTCTCACCCTGCTTAATCTTCCTCTACATTAATGCTGTCATGCTGTTCACCTTGAGGAGCAAGCCGGTCTTCACTGAAACACCCCGCTACATCCTGCTGTACAACCTCCTCTTTGCAGACACTGTCCAGCTGGCACTGGGCCAGTTACTTTACATCCTGGCAACGGCCAGGGTGTACCTGGTGCGCTACGTCTGTCTTATCATCACCTTGGTGGCGATACTCACCACTGACATGTCCTTCTTCAACCTCGCCATCATGTCCCTGGAGCGCTATGTGGCGGTCTGCTTCCCGCTGAGGCATGCCAGCATTGTCACCATCAGGAGCACCATCGCTGCGGTCGCCGCTGCCTGGGCCATTTGCTCAGCGAACATGCTTCTCCGCCTGCTCATGCTGGTCTTCCTGGACTCCATGCCTTTCCATCATTTCATGCAGGGTTTCTGTTCCAAGGAAGCTGTCTTCCGCCTGAAGATTTTTCGTGACTTTGACAAGGGCTtcatgtgtgtggtgtttgtatCCATGGGCACGGTCATCGTGTGCTCGTACATCGGCGTGATCGTCACGGCCAGGTCGGCCTCGTCAGACAAAGCCTCGGCCAGCAAGGCTCATAAGACGATCCTGCTGCACCTGATCCAGCTGGGTCTGACTCTCGCATCCACGCTGGTCTCCACCATCCTGACGGCCCTCCACGGAAGTGTCGACCGAGTCATCATCGTACGCATCCACTACGTTCTGTTCCTCTGCCTTTTCTGTTCACCCAGATGCCTCAGCTGCCTCATATATGGCCTGAGAGACCAAGCCATCAGACCTGTCCTCATGTATCACCTCAGCTTCTGCCTCAGACGCCCCATGATGCCTGCTGGATCTTTGGCAAAGCACTGA